In the genome of Lathyrus oleraceus cultivar Zhongwan6 chromosome 4, CAAS_Psat_ZW6_1.0, whole genome shotgun sequence, the window TATTGGGCACGTCATTCCAACAATATACTTTATACATAAAAGACAAAGTAGCCAAATCATCTGTCATCTGATTCCCTTTATGAGGTATATGGTGAAATTCAACTTTATTGAAGAACGTCAACAACCgccttgcataatctttgtaaggaacCAAAAAAGGGTGAAgagtctcccattctcctttaatttgaTTAACCACCAAGGTTATATCTCCATATACATCAAGGATCTTaatcctcaaatcaatggcttcttcaagatccatgatacaagcttcatattctgccatgttgttcatacaatcaaacatcaatcttgcaTTGAAAGGGATATGATAACCCTAAGGAGTAATGACGATTTCCCCAATTTCATTATCATAAGCAATAAAaactccatcaaacactaaaccccacCGGGATCCAGGATCTAGTCCTTCTTCAGGAAACGATTCATCATAATCTTTAGCTTTtaagtacataacatcttcatcagggaagtcgaACCTGATAGATTAATAATCATTGATCGGCTGGTGATCCAAATGATCTGCAAGAATACTGCCTTTAACCGCCTTCTGAGTatggtactcaatatcatactcatacaatagcatctgccaacgagcaatccttCCAATGAAAGcaggattttcaaaaatatacttgattggatccaaACGCCCGAGGAATACTTTCTTTaacatgtggaagtcatgtgagatataaacctagagatgTAAGTCAAATGCCCGAGgaatcctttgacttgcttttCTGTCTTTGGTGTAGGCATCCCTTGAATAGCTCTAACTTTATCAAGATCTACCTCAATACCCTTCTGGCTGAtaatgaaacccaacagctttcctgaacggacaccaaaagtacacttattaggattcaagtAGAGTTTAAATTTTCTCAAATGTTGAaacagcttcaacaaatactcaacatgatcttcttcagtcttcgaattagaaatcatatcatcgacatagacctatatctctttgtgaatcatgtcatggaaaagagtagttATGGCTCcctggtacgttgcaccagcattaTTTAAACaaaaaggcatcactctatagcatAATCTTCCTCAGGGTGTAATAAATGTTTTCTTTTCCATGTCGTTAGGTtccattttgatctgattataaccggagaaaccatccatgaaggagaagacgttgaacttagttgtattatctatcaacatgtcaatgtgtgacagagggaaatTATCCTTTGGGatagctttgttcaaatctctataatcaacacagCTTTGaactttaccatccttctttgaaacatgcacaatgttggccacccattgagggTACTCAGAAGTAACAAAGAAACCATCACCATTATgcttttgaacctcatatttGATCTTAATAGgcatatcaggatgagttcttctcaacttctacttaATTGGCAGACACTCTGGCTTCAAAGGTaatttatgctccacaatatcagtatcaagacctggcatatcttgataagaaCAAGTAAACACATCCACGTATTCTCTAAGAAGCTCCACCAGCCTCTTTTTAACATTTGGATAAAACAATGCCCTAATCTTGACTTCTTTACTATTCTCTTCATAACCCAAATTAATCACTTCAATGGCTCTTCATGAGGCTGAATGGttttttcctcatgctcaagcaaatgggaaatctcatcaggaatatcctcaacatcatcttcttccattttAAACAAAGGGAATTaaaagttgggagagggcatagggtcattgttttcaatgggtttaacaattaatATGCACAATGATTTTGTGtttgattttagaatatgaacaaatataTGCACAAGTATTATGCAGatataaaaagtgattattatcttggttttttatattaccattttttcagaaaaagaaaaaagagaaaacataatatagataaacaaaataacattttattaatgatgataaaacttgaaacaaagcccacacaaattcactttcaccttgggcatagtgaaaggatttgttgaaaataacaaaaacataTTACTTTGACAAGTGAACAATAAAGGGAACGTCAACAGTAGTCCAATTCTGGCATAATAATCTGTGCGTTACAAAGTTTGGTGCTTCTTGTTCTTGATCATCTTCTAGGGTTGCAGCAGTAGACTGATCTTTGGAGTGGATGAAACAAGCATTGTGAAAAACTTCTTGAGTATGTTTCAAATCCCTACAGGTTGAAAAAGGTAAGAAGCCTAACCCAACTCTGTTTTTGTTTTCCGCAAGTTCAACAACTTGACCCCATCCAATAGACTCATCATTCTCCACAACTTGTTGGGCGTCCTTCAAAGAAGTCATTAATGCACCATTCTTCTTACCATCATTATCTTCAACATAAAGAGTTTAGAACGGAGTTCCCATAGCTTTGtcagcatcaatatacgagaaCAAAGAGAGATGACTTACCAATATGGCTTGCTCGCCACCCACAATTACTAACTTTccattcttcataaatttcaacTTCTGAGGGAGAGTTGAAGTCACTGctccaacttcatgaatccatggacAACCCAGGAGACAACTATAGGCAggatggatatccatcacttgaaacGTAATCTGCAATAAGAATGTATAGATATCTTCATCGGGAGATTAACCTCTCCAATCACATTTTTCTTCGAGCCATTAAAGGCCTTCATAACAACTCCATTAAACCTCATCGGAGCACCTTGATAAGAGAGCTTGGATATAGTAGACTTCAGCATAATATTCCTCCCTTGCTCAGGCAGTTCTTCATCACtaaagctcaagttgttacacGTAGTAATGTTAGCCATAATGACATTTAACTGACCAATTATCACATCATGATCTACATAGGCTTGCCCTAAGACCTTCTACAAAGCATCTCTATGAGCTTCCAATTTTATCAGCAAAGATAAGACATATATCAGGCATAAAGTgaggaggcataccccaagggaaaCTAGGAGACACTTGGTGTTGCGGATCACTGACCGGAGCCATGGAAGTGGGCACATAATCaagaccaagatgcaacatgatgcatCATATGCAAAATACAAATGCAATGTTTTCAGTGAACTTCAAGATATAAAGCAAATTACAAACATCATAAAGGAAATAACACATTTTGAAAATACTAAAAATATCATTTTATTAATAATGGAAAGGATTACAATCTAAAATACAATCTCAATAATCCTAAAACATAAGAGGAAAGAAATTAGGTCTATGGAATCATAAATGATTACCCAACTCCAAGCTGATACTTCTTGTGAAATCTTTTGATATCTTTTTCATAGTTTCTCTTCATGGCATCCTTCCACATCACGAGCTGATCTGCAATGCTTTTACAAACATCGGAAGTAGGAAGATGAGTATATAATTAAatgttagaggaaaataaatcctcttggtcCCTTGACCTCTTCATAGCATGTTGCTCAAGCAACTCTATCAAGTCGTTATTTTCCTTCAACCGCTTCTGTAATTCTATCTTCTCGAGGTTTGAAAGGTGAAACTTGTCTCCTCAAGCATCCTTCTCTCTCTTCATACTAACCAAAGCTTCTTTCAACACCTCTATGCCTTTCATATGAATAGTGGGTGATTTGATCATTACTAAAGTCATTGGTATATCATAAGCGTAAGGCATCTTGAATTCTTTttctctcttcttcacccaactagtgtaaggctccaaagctacaTAATTCTTCAATCTAAGCTCActttttcctttcctatgaatattATGCCAAGCACACACCACCCTAGCTGTCAATCCTTAAGTGTCTTTCCCTTGttggaaaaataaaccttctaactaggtgttattaggtttgtccttcatAGAGAACCCAAATTAACGTCTTGCCAAAGctggattgtagttgattcctccttgtgtaccaagaagaggaacATTAAGAACTCCTCACAACTATCAATAATCATGACGTCGTCGTAAACAGAAGAATACCAAGTGATGacatcattagtgagagacatcAGTGTTTGTGACCACCTTAAATAACCCTTATTTTCTTTGAAGATAGGAGTATGCGGAAGGTGAAAAATAAACGACTTGTACAACAAAGGTGTACAATAGACAATAGTTCCATTTCCCTTAgaagtcctatgatgaatggagaaataggtgtcaccaagcaaagttggaacatgattcccaatGATCGCGACTTAGTATGTATATAGGATTTGTGGCTGCAAGTGCACAGTCTTATcacgtagttttaaagattatcgaactCAAAGGACTCATAATCGAACTTAccgttatctaatgttactatgtaaatctaaggctgaggATCTCTCTAGGAGTTGAGGGACAAAAAGAAATAACTACTAACAAAAATAGAATATTAATAAAAATATCTAATAGtgggatatcggtatgtaacgcaCCAAAGTTCGGGGATTCGATAtatagttggtgtaatcttaaagatcaaaatattcttcagtaaAAGTTATTTACTTAAAATATtttgtctcacactctcgtttttattgactctgaccatactcttaaACTAGAATGCTTGGCTCTCACTGTCTCATTTGAATTTAAAcgtaattttttttaataaataaagtctaattaatcctaaagcaCTCTCGCTGTAAAAATTCAAACATAAAATTTCCCAATGTGTAAAAACAACAATAAAATCCaaacatgaaaataaaatcaaaaatcAATGTCAATAAATCGGTAATattcataaacattagccattACGGAGACTACCGGCAGGAGGAGCGAACGAGTAGAAGTGCTGGTAAATATGATCTAGGTTCTctgtcactacatccataaaCTTGTGGAAGTCCACGCACAAAGTGCTCAGTTCGCCTCTCAGGTTGGCGATGTCGGACTGGACAGCGTTAATAACAATAGCATGATCGGTAGGAGGCACAACAGGTACAGCAGGGGCGCATGAGTCAGCGTCAGAGAGATAGGCATCATAATGGTCATAGATTTGGGGTGTCTCTGGATGGAGAGGTTAGTGCATCTGGTGGTCCGTCCAAATCAAAAAGCCagttgttcctatcatgtacactTGTCCTATGGTCTAGCAAGGCAAACAGGTGTACTACTTGATGGTTAATCAGAACTTCAAACATATCCGGGCCCAGGTTTCTAATGATACCAGTGTTGAAATAGAATTGAATGTTCATTGGTCGTATTCCACCTAGAGGGTTAAGTCTGATAAGTTGTTGTCTCGGTCCAATTGCATTTGAGATCATGGTCATTAAGCCTCCTATTAAGATTGATATGCGGTTATCTTACGCTATACGGTCTAAGTTGGCTATCATAAATGTTGCAGCATTAACAGGATGGGCATGTGATGCACAATACATCATAAAGAGTTCATCTTTGGACAAGGAGGTTTTGTTTTTTTCCTTTCCAAATAgggtgtgagctaggatcttatgaaagtaacgAATGGCAGGGTTGTGGATGTTCTCAGAATGCATGAGAACCAGCTCGGGATGGTTGTTTCTTGTAATGctaccccaaaagtaatctaGTTCAAGGTCTGTAAGTAGGTCTTCCCGGGTGATGTTAAAGGTGTCAGAACAATTTGGGCATCCTAAGAGTACGACTAATTCTCTATGATTATAGCGATTCTCAATATCGAACATCGTAAAGGTGATGAGGCCTTTGTTAAATCCGATACCATGGTTTTGCAAGTAAactagggagcttaggaattctaagtTTAGCCTACGgtaggaactaaattttcttttgatagAAAAAGTATCCCAGCCAATtttggttaattaggaacataATATTGTCTCTTATACCTAACTTGGTCATGGTACGTCCATCGGGGTATATGGTTAGTGCCATTTCCCTCTGAGATAGAGCCTCAAAGTGTCTCCTTTGACCTCTAGTTCTAAAAACTATATCCATGTAGTCTACTTGTTGCATCGTGAAAGTCAATAGCTAGATAAATTTAAGTAGATGATAGCACTAAGTCAGTAATTGttaataataaagaaaaatacCGAGTGACTTTATAAAAGAggagaaagaaagaaaacaaaTCGATAGATAAAAAATGACATTAATAAAATAGGAAATATTCGCTATGTTTTATGTCGACAATGTGACGACCCAGGAGTGTAAGTACTCATGGTGGTTCTTTCGAGGATGAATCCTAGGTCAAAATTTTAATTATCCTCGATCTCCATGGCTACTTATCAAGCCATATCTCATATCCATcaccttttcttctttttcttctccGAGGTAGTTTATCCTTCTGAAATTATGGTGGTGGTTCTGGCTCTATCTTGAGAGCTAGCTTTTCAGGGTTGGGTTAAATTTTTTCATCCACCATGTCAAAGTCTAACTTGCCCATTTTAATACTAATGAGTTTCCTAGTTTCACGGTCTTCTAATTTTCTCTCCTTATTTAGGATCTCAAATAAAGGTAcattggtgtggatattttcCAGTAGCTCCTCAAACCTTTCGGATTTTGGGTCTACCTTAACATCCACAGACTTCCGTGGGAAAGGAATTGGTGATTTATAGGGAGAAGGAATAACACATAGTGCTTCCTTCTCTACCTCTTCGACAACCTCCCTTTCGGGTGGTGTCAGTGGATCTTTCTCAATCTCTACTCTTTTCTCACCTAAACCCTCCTCATTATCACTCTTCTTAGGATTTTTGGTAGATTTTTCACTGGTGATTGTTACAACATCCGCATGTTTCTCATAGAGTGGTCCTAGAGGTGTTTGTGCAAGcagggagatttgagtctccaatgcCTCGTTGTGAGTGACGAGGGACTCGACCACAATGTTCAGTTGCCtaagggtttcattggtatagagactttgttttctaaattcttCATTCTGAAGAGTTTATGTAGCCATAAAGCATTTCATCATAGTTTCTATCCTAGAGTGAGTTTGCATCGTaatgaaatcctccattaatatttccaGGTTGGATTTATAAGAATCTTGTGATTCCTCAAAATACTGGGAGTCATAATCGTAGAGTAAATTTGGGTGATACATAGTAGTAGAGAAAAGAGTGCCTTAGTCTATACTATGCAACACTGGAGTTAtgatatcgactaaattagtccatgacaacggcgccaaaaacatGATCGCGACTTAGTATATCTGTAGGATTCGagactgcaagtgcacagtcttatcgcatagttttaaagattatcgaacccaaaggactaataatcgaacttaccgttatctaatgttactatgtaaatctaaggctgaggATCTCTCTATGAGTTGAGGGACGAAAAGAAATAACacataacaaaaacaaaatattaaaaaaattatctAATAGTGGGATATCGGTATATAACGCATCAAACATAAaggattcgatagatagttggtgtaatcttcAGTAGAAATGATTTACTTAAAAGATtttgtctcacactctcgtttttattgactctgaccatactcttaaACCATAACGCTTCTCTTAATGTGATGGGCGCCACCCTTCTTAATTCC includes:
- the LOC127137214 gene encoding uncharacterized protein LOC127137214, whose protein sequence is MEEYAYILGIPISDTVPFSSLEGIMESQNEEFRKQSLYTNETLRQLNIVVESLVTHNEALETQISLLAQTPLGPLYEKHADVVTITSEKSTKNPKKSDNEEGLGEKRVEIEKDPLTPPEREVVEEVEKEALCVIPSPYKSPIPFPRKSVDVKVDPKSERFEELLENIHTNVPLFEILNKERKLEDRETRKLISIKMGKLDFDMVDEKI